The genomic DNA CAGATGTAGAGGATATACTATTAGATAAAGAAAAATCTTATACTATGTACTAAGATAGATAGTTATATATTTAAATAAAATATGGCTTTAATTAAACATTAAAGTATAACATTGATAAAACTGTCTTTTATAAGAATTTTTTAAAAAGACAGTTTTTATTATTAAAAAATAAATGATTGACATAGTATAGACTACTATGATAGTTTTTTATTATAGTAATGACTATTGTGATAACTATATTTGAGGAGCGATTTTATATGGAGATAAAATTATTTGATTCAGAACTTAAAGTAATGGAAGTTCTATGGGAGAGAGGAGAAAGCAAGGCTGGAGAGTTAGTAAAAATTTTAAAAGAAGAAACAGGATGGAATAGAAACACTACGTATACCGTTATAAAAAAATTAGTGTCAAAAGGTGCAATAGAGAGAATTGAGCCGAATTTTGTTTGTAAAGCTTTAATAAGCAAAGAGGAAGTACAAAAACAGGAAACAGAAACTTTAATTAATAAAATGTTTGGAGGGTCTTCAGAAAAATTTCTTTCAGCTTTTATTAATAAAGAAAATCTTTCAAGTGATGAGATTACAAAACTTAAACAAATTGTTGAAAAATTAAAGTGAGGTAAGATTTATGTTCATTAAATTGTTAGAAATGAGTTTTACTTCTGGAGTATTACTTTTAATAGTTATTTTTATAAGAGCATGTTTATTTAAAAAATTACCTAAAAAGGTATTTGTATTATTGTGGTTGATTGTTTTATTTAAACTTCTAATACCAGTAAGTTTAAATTCTGGTTTTAGTATTTATAGTATAATTGAATCGACTTTTGATGTGGAATTGGGTAATACATCAACAGAAAATTATACTCTTAAGAAAGCTAGTGACTCTACAGGTAAAAACAATTCTGACGAATTTGAAATAATGTCTAGTATTGAAAATATTATGATGTTGGAAATGTTGGGCATTTTGTCTTTTATAGTTACTATTATGTTTAGCATACTTTTATGCTTTAGATATTTTAAAATAATTAATCTTTTTAAAACTTCAATTCATATAAAAAATCATGAGTTCATTAAAAAATGGATGTGTAAGAATAGCCGTTTTAGAAGATTTATTGTTTGCATATCTGAATTTACTAGGACACCACTTACATCTGGTATTTTAAAACCACGAATTATTTTGCCAAAGCAAATGAATTATGCTAATAATCAAACTTTAGACTTTGTTTTAACTCATGAAATGGTTCATATTAATAGCTTTGATAATCTGTTAAAGTTATTTATGCTTGTAGCTCTTGTTGTCCATTGGTTTAATCCCTTAGTTTGGGTGATGTTTTTTTTACTAAATAAAGACATAGAATTTAGTTGTGATGAAAAGGTTATGAGTATACTTGGTGAAGAATATAGGGCTGATTATGCAACCACACTAATAAGTCTAGCAGAGGAGAATAATCCATTTTCAATGACAATATGTAGTGGATTTGGAAAGACAAAAATAGAAAAGAGAATAGTTAATATTATGAAATTTAAAAAATCAACTTATGTTACTTTTTTAGTTTCAACTGTATTAGTTTGTGGGACAGGTCTTGTTTTTGCAACAGAAAATAAAGAGATTAATGAGGTTGAATCTTTTGGTTTAACAAAAAATGAACAAAGTGATAAAATTGGATTTTCAATAAGTAGTAAATCAACTGATTTATATTCTCCCAAAGTAGAATCTGATATTCTTGTTAGTAAAGCTAAAAGTGATGGAGAGACTCATTTTAGTACGGCAAAAGTATCTGTAATTGAATTTAGAGAGCATGAAGAATCATCTATGAGCAAAGTAACTAATTCTGAGAATAGTGAAGAAACGTATGTAAATAAATCTAGTAATAGTAAGGATGTACTTTATACTGATTCAGGAGAAGTTTCAATTGAGCGAAGTGGCTATAATGATAATCGCTTTGTCATATCAAGAAAAGGGAATTTGTTAGCAGTTAATAAAGAACAATATAGAACATGGATAGAATAACCATAAATCTTAGTAATATAAAAGATTTAGAATTAAAATACTATCTCAAAATAATTAATTTTGCTTTGAGATAGTATTTTTTATTGAAAAGTTTTTTAAAAAGGCTTGACATAAACATGACTACTGTGATAGTCTAAGAGTGTAGTTGATAACTATTGCAATAGTCATTTTAAACTACACTACCCAAATAAATCTCTAAGAAAGGAAGATTGGTTATGAAAATAAAAAAATCCCTTATAAGTGCAATGATGGTATCTGCAATGGTACTAGGAGGAACTGGAGCAGTATTTGCAAATGGAAATGATTCATCTAATATTGCTTTACCTAAATTTGAATCTCTAATAAAATCAGGAATAACTGACCCTACTGAATTGGAAAAGTATGGTGTTGAGCATTATACTTATGAAGAGTATGCTAAACATATTCAAGAATTAAAAGACTATGCTAAAGACCCTAATGCAGTCAAAGATGTAAGTCAAAAAGACCTTGAGGAAACAATTAAGAAAATGGAACAAGAATTAGAAAAGATAAAAACTGAAGGATTAAAAATTATGAAGCCTATCACTATAGAAAATGAAGATGGGTCTCAAATTTCAATTGCTTACAATTATGCAGCAATTGACTAATGTTAAATATAATCTCTAAGATATTTCAAAATCCTAAGTAAGTATGATTAAATACATTAAGCTACTGTAATGATATAAACATGCAGTTGATGATTATTTAAATAATTATCAACTGCACTACCCAAATAACACTTAAGCTTGTTAAAATTATGTAATAAAAGTATCAAAGAATTTAGACAAATGTAATTGAACATATGGAGTGAGAATAAAATAAATAAGACTCAAATAAGTAATAAAAAAATAAAGTCTAAGTTAAAAATAAAGTAAGAAGTAGAATAAAAGTAAATCGAGTCAAAGTAAAAGTATTAAACCCAATTTATAATGTTAACATTTTTTAATGTATGTTAAGAAATGTTAACATTATTTTTTTTTCTTAAAAATAATAATAGAAATATTCTGAAAAATATAACGAAAATTAAATGTTATCTATTAGATTCATTAAAAGTTAAAGAAAATTAGCATTTTAGGATTTTTAAGATTTGTTTAAAAAAATCAAAGTTTATTGGCATAGTAATTGCTTAATACATAGAGTAATAATATGATTATAAATTTATTGATTAATTTTATTATTATTTTTAAGGGGGGAGAGTATTTGTAGTTATAAAGCATATTGGGAATAATGAAAAAGGTTAAAAACATATTACTATAAAGTATAGGGGGTAGGTTAAAAGAGTAATCATAAAATAAATATACAGATAATAGTAGATAAGAATACCAGAAAAAAATAGATAGTTAAAGGGTTAGGGTAAAAGAGTAATTGTAAAATAAATATATGGGTGATGGTGGATAAGAATATCAGAAAAAATAGATAGTTAAAGGGTTAGAGTGAAAGAGTAATCGTAAAATAAATATATGGATGATGTGGATAAGAATAGTAAGAAAAAATAGATAGTTAAAGGGTTAGGGTGAAAGAGTAATCGTAAAATAAATATATGGATGATGGTAGATAAGAATATCAGAAAAAATAGATAATTAAAGGGTTAGGGTGAAAGAGTAATCGTAAAATAAATATATGGATGATGGTAGATAAGAATATCAGAAAAAAATAGATAATTAAAGGGTTAGGGTGAAAGAGTAATCGTAAAATAAATATATAGATAATGGTGGATAGAGTAGTAAGAAAATAAATAGATAAAGGGATAGAATAAATTTAAATATGGAAAATGAATATCTAATAATAAGTGATTAATAAATAATTGTAGATAGATTGTAAATTAAATAAATCTTTAATAGAAAGGAGAACTATTTATATATTAAATAGTATTTATAAATATGAAAAAAGGCGATTTTATATGGAGTGGAGTTCTTATTTGTATTATTGCTGTCTTAGCAATACCAAGTAGTAGAGAAGTATTTATGGAAGCAACAGGTGCACATCCATATATTGGAGGTTTTTTAAAGTTTGCTGTATTAGCTACAATGGGAGATTTACTTGGTGCTAGAATTTTGTATAAGGATTGGAAAATACCAGTAGGAGTATTTTATAGAGCAATAGTTTGGGGAATAATAGGTGTAGTTACCACATATGGAATGTCAATCTACTCATCAGGTGTAGGTCAAGCACAAGTGGATGATATGCTTCCATTTGAGGGAATAGCTTTTGCAAATGCTCTATTTAAGAGTGCAACTATGAATATACTAATGTCACCAACTGTATTTTTATTCCATAAGGTTATGGACTGTTTTATAGATAAAAAATATGAGGTTGGAAAGGGGATTAAGGTAAAACTTAAAGATGTGGTAAATATTGTGGACTGGAATGCTTACCTTGGTTTTAGTGTTTTAAAAACTATACCATTTTTCTGGATACCATGTCATACAATTGTATTCTTATTCCCTGCTGAGT from Clostridioides difficile ATCC 9689 = DSM 1296 includes the following:
- a CDS encoding BlaI/MecI/CopY family transcriptional regulator; the protein is MEIKLFDSELKVMEVLWERGESKAGELVKILKEETGWNRNTTYTVIKKLVSKGAIERIEPNFVCKALISKEEVQKQETETLINKMFGGSSEKFLSAFINKENLSSDEITKLKQIVEKLK
- a CDS encoding M56 family metallopeptidase yields the protein MFIKLLEMSFTSGVLLLIVIFIRACLFKKLPKKVFVLLWLIVLFKLLIPVSLNSGFSIYSIIESTFDVELGNTSTENYTLKKASDSTGKNNSDEFEIMSSIENIMMLEMLGILSFIVTIMFSILLCFRYFKIINLFKTSIHIKNHEFIKKWMCKNSRFRRFIVCISEFTRTPLTSGILKPRIILPKQMNYANNQTLDFVLTHEMVHINSFDNLLKLFMLVALVVHWFNPLVWVMFFLLNKDIEFSCDEKVMSILGEEYRADYATTLISLAEENNPFSMTICSGFGKTKIEKRIVNIMKFKKSTYVTFLVSTVLVCGTGLVFATENKEINEVESFGLTKNEQSDKIGFSISSKSTDLYSPKVESDILVSKAKSDGETHFSTAKVSVIEFREHEESSMSKVTNSENSEETYVNKSSNSKDVLYTDSGEVSIERSGYNDNRFVISRKGNLLAVNKEQYRTWIE